TTAGCATCAAATGATTTTATTGCATATTTAGTACGGTTGCTAGATGATTTCTTTGTTTCCTTCAATTTACTAGTCCCATTAAGGATTACATTGTACCATGTTTTGGTAGCTGAATTTCTAGTCTCAGATTGATTACAAGATGGACAGGGATAGCATAGATTATGAACCTTTTTAATTAGTGACTACATAATCATACTTCCTCAttgtttcaaacattttgctGCATTTGGGGCTACCTCAACTTTGCTTATGTAAGTTTTCCAAGTTTGGTTACTTTAATTTTGTCATCAGCATACCACAATTAGGAGGAAATGCATCACTATTTATTATGTTAAATTAAGATGAAAATGTTTTGAATCTTCAACCGTATATTTTCAAATTATAAATTGGTAGTTTGCCTCTAACATATATACTCAGCATCGATAGCGCAAAGGCATTTTGAATTCTGTCGAGTTTGAATCATTTAACAAGTATTGAAGTAGTTCTTTGCCATCCAATTTCTTTGAAACTACCAGAATAAATTTATTATTTGcataattttttgtttattgtttGTTAGATCACTTGCAAAGCTGTTTTCAATGCAATACAGTCGTGAAAAAACTTTATGGCTTCATATGGATTGACGAATTTAATGAAAGATTtgaaattcatccaaatcacTTCAGTTATTTGGATTCATTAAGAAGCATTTGACTTTATAATTCACCAATTatcaaaatatatattaaatatttgaataatTGGTGATTTATGAATTCAAATACTTACTAAATAATCTAAACAACTACAGGAATTTGAGAGAATttcaaattattcatcaaattttGAATCCAAACGCAGCATGAGAGAGAATGTATGTACTATTTTCTTTCGGTCACCTAAAActgttttttatgtttttggataCTATAAATTCACTTTTAGCTACTCGCTCATGTAATGTGATTCGCTTGTAGAACCACAACAAAAGTATACAGGGGTAAGGTAGAGATAATATGAGTAGATTTTTTGGCAAACTAAAATATATAGTTGCGGCTccaaaatattcaaatttaaagggctttttgaaaatttttagaattttaagGATGAACAGGAGAATTATCTAAATCTTTGGATAGGAGTATCTGGACTTGGAGGAGCCCTTCCAGGTCCATCTTTGATGCCATTATTTCCCCTTAAACTATATAAGTTGGGGTGGCCCTAAAAATTATGCTAAAATCTCTTAAAAAATGTTCCACTTTTACCTTGCCCTCTACATTTTTCCTGAATGTTACCTATTTTGGGaggccttttgtattttgaaaattatacaATAGTTTTCAAGATATCAATTTTAGAACAATTTAAAACGTTTAATAAACAACTTTacaaaaagtttcataatctttCTAAAACAATAAAGAGAGCTTTTAGGATTATGACGATGCTCAAGTGAAGTTAGCACAATTAACTCTCTTAACTTGGCTTCTCCTTGATgttagattcaaggttcgaaTCTAAAGTCTAGTAGTTAACAGAAAGAATCTAGGGAGggttttaagaaaatttttttttttgggtttcttcCTTCATTTTGTACAACAATCAATTTTGGAATGTGCTTGTATCAATTTTGGTATATGCTTGTATCAAAAGTTATTTTGTTAACTACCGGAAATCTCCCAATAGAATATTATTGTAATTCAAAGTTCAAACCAATAAAGACATATAAGTTCTTGGAAAATTTGCAAACTCAGTTGTGCGAGCACAGCACTACTATTGAAAAATTACTTTCCACAGAGTATATGTCCCAATACAAGATTCGGTCACAGGAATAACAAGAAACTTGCAAAGAAAACAAGAACAACTTGATCTTAATTGATGCTCAACAGATACAACATAACCAGTATGTGTACAGAAGTAAaggattaaaaaagaaaagtagaatGAAGATCAATCATCCATCATGAAATAAGGATCTTCAGATCAGTGTATTTCCCCTGCTTAATTGCTCTTCCTGAATTTGCTCCACTGAACTGGTACGGTTGGCACATTTAGACACCTCAATTATTTCAAGAGTTGATAGATTTTCCAAACAAGAACTAATTACAAAAACTTGCAGCTTTCCAGTACTaattacaaaaaagaaaaagaaaaactattaagaaaaagaacaacTTGATCTTGATGCTAAACAGATACACATAACCCGTAGCAGTACATAAGTAAAGGACTTAAAAAACTTACTTGAGAAGATCAATCGTCCATTATGAGGTAAGGATCTTCAGATCGGTATATCCATTGCTTCTTTGCTCTTCCTGAATTTCCTCCAATGAACTGGTACAGCTGGGACATTTTGACACCTCAATTATTTCAAGAGTTGAACTATTTCCCAAACAAGAAGGGATCTCCTGCAATGCATCACAGCTTTCCAACACTAACTTCTGGAGACGAGGAAAATAGTCCTGGTCCTCGTACTCATACTCGGAGGAGGCTGTCCACTTCACaatgttcaaggaagctaattTCAGGAAGCGAACATTAGGGAACTTCTCTACTTCCATTTCCCATATTTCCCCCTCAAATGATCGGCGGAGTAATTTGAGCACCTCAAGATTTGGCAGATTTCCAATTGCTGCCATTTTCCTCCACGGCATGCCAAAATAAGTCAGGGTCAACCTTTTAATGCTCAAAGGAAATTGGAAATCTATATGAAATTGCTGATAACCGTATAGGACGCGACTCAGACTGAGTGATTCCAACTGACTTAGACAATCCATTGCTACATGATATTCAACATCTGGCTCGAGATTGACAGAGCATCTCAGCTTGCGGATATTTGGAAACTTTCTCAACAGTTTGCTGATGTTTTCCTCAGGATCGAGAGACAAACAGGACAAGAAATCTAAGTCACGCAACTGTGACGAATTGTCAAGATTGTCgctagggaaaaaaaaacaaaaatacttaTCGACCTCATCAATTAGTTCTAAATGCCTTAGTTTCTTCAGGTTCCATATGGTATCTGGTAGTGAAACTGAACAATGACTTGAAGAATTTCGCCAaatcaaagtttccaaattcgGGAGATTGCATATTGATGGTGGGAGATTGAGTTTACCTTGACCTAGAATCGCCAAGTAGCGCAAGTGAACAAGCAGTTCTAACTCTCTAGGAAAGGGGTCGAGTCCAATTTGGCTCAAATCTAACACTGTAACAAGTTtgatgatgtgaaaaatgaACCTAAAATCAAAATATACTTCGTTGCCCATGCCACTACTTAAGAATAATAGACGGCGTATGGCAGGAGCAAATAACCTTAACTTGTCAAAGTGCTCAGGATTAGAATCAATGCATAAACGGCGTAGGTAGCATGGCACATTGATATCAGATAGTTTATCACCCCTACGTACCAGCCGTGAAAAGTTTTCTTCTTTGGCTTTTGTCACGCAAAACTCATATAACAAATCGTGAATGCGACAAGCTTTGACCCCATCAATGGATCTTGGTTTGGAAACTGTGACTAAGCTTCTGCCAATGAGTTCCATCAGGTAATCATTTGCCACATCCTCCAATCTCTTGGGCTGATTTTTTTGAACAAATCCTTCAGCGACCCATAGAGAAATCAGCCTCTTGGTATTGTGTTCATGGTCTTCTGGAAAGgctccaaaataaagaaaacatgcCTTCAAAGTGTCAGGTAAATGTTTGTAACTCATCTCTAATGTAGCGGTACACTGTTCCGTACTAGAAACATTCCTCGAACTTAAACCTTCCACAGCTTCTTTCCAACCATATCGGTCCATTCTTGAGAGAATTCCGGCAAGAATGACAACTGTAAGAGGTAGTCCTTGACACATTTCCACTACTTGCTGTCGAATTTCACATAGTTCTGGAGGAGCCAAATCTTGTCCAGGATATAACTTCCCTTTTAGCAAATCCCAGCTCTCATTAGGAGTGAGTTGACGAAGAGAATACGGTTCATTGTCGAGTTTGTCTTGCGGAGCAACACCACGGAGCCGACTTGTCAAGATAACTCTACTTCTTTTTGCATCGTCAGGGAATGAGGCTTCCAATCCGTTCCATGCGTCAATGTCCCATACATCATCCAAAACAATGAGATATCTGTTTTTCAGCAAACGTCTTTTGACTTGAAGAGCCAGATCTTCTTCACCCATCTTAAAAACATCCTCAGGAAGCTTGGACTCAATACAAGTCAAAATTTGAAGCAAAAGATTTCTCTTGTGATATATTTGAGAAACAGTACACCAAGCACGCTCATAAAAATGGGACTTCACTGAAGAATCATTGTACACTTTTCTAGCCAAAGTTGTCTTACCGCATCCCGGCATACCCACAATGGAAACAATTCTCACTTGGCGTGATCCATTTCTGAGTTGATTGATTATCGTTGCCGTCTCATCCTCGAATCCCACCACCACATCATTGACTATTGGCTTACTTCCTTCTTGTGGCAAGTGATTGAATCTCTTCGTTACTTCATTAACTTTTCCACCAAGTTTTTCGCTATCACAAATCTTCAAGGCCGCAGCTTTAATGATGTTCATTTCTtctaaaatggaatgaatggaCATTGTAGAAGAATCTAAGATATTTCCAGTTATTAAGGAGTCAATAAGAAACTCTATCCTGTATGCCACCCCAACAATACGATCCCAAATTGCCTGGACCTCCTCGTCTTCATTGTGCAGCTCCACAATTTTCCTCAGCAAAAAGCGTAAACAAACAAGTACTTCCTGGACTTTTTGAATTCGATGATCGATCAAAGCAATCGAACCAGCCTTAGAACATGTCACATCCATCATCTTTTCTAGAAGGGAATCAACAAAGCCCAGTCCATTGGTCTTAGGAAAATTGAATGATGATGGTTCTGGACACTTCTCTGTGATTACTGCATCGATGAGCTTAATTATTTCCAATAACTCAGAACACACGATATCCATATCCTTGGCTTGTATGGCATCTTTGATTGCATTCAGAGAGAGAGGGGAAATAAAATCTCCTCCATCACAGTTCACGACTCGAGCAGGATCTCTCACTTTCTCATCAAACTCCTTCGGCTTCTCCTTCAAAATGGTTCTCAAGGAATTTAGCCCCTCGTAAAACATTTGTAGTTGACGCAAAATCACAGGACAAGTACCATGCTTTAGTTTCTCCCAAAGATTACACAAGAGAGAATGGAAGAAGTCTCTCAACAGATGCTCATCTGTGGCTCCGTATAATTGTCTTGATAACTTCGAAGCAGTCAGGGCCTTGATACAAGTCTCAAGGACTTGAGGTTCAACAGGAATAATCTTCTGCAGCAATTCCGAAATGCTTTCCACGACATCCTTGGGCGGTCCGAAACCCTTCTTAAACTGGCACTTATAAGAGAGGCGTGCTGCATTGATAGCCACAGCTTCAGTGTGAACCAACAAAGGTCCCAATTCTGTGTTTTCAACACCATACAGTTTGATAAAACGGATGAAGTTTTTCATGAACGCCAGCTTCTCTTCAAGGGCTTTAATTAGTCCAACTTCATGTGCCGGCCGAATCCATGACCAATAATTCACTAGATTCTCCAAAAGAGAATCCATGAATTCCATGAGGTCATCTTTTCGAACGACCGAATTACTGGACTGCCGTGACGAGGAACCCAAGAAAAAGACATACCATTCGCAAATTTCTTGTTCGAAGGATTCAATAATGTCTTTTTCTAAATCATGGACCGCATCCCAAGGCTGATCACAGGATTGGATCTCCTTTGCCCACTTGGGAATGGCATCTCCAATCCGAACTGCCAGAGCTTCTAGGCTTGCATTATGATTATCTGCCTGGTTCTTTTTGTTGTCAAATGGTAATTGCACATCATCGTTGCTGTATTTTCTCGCACACAGAAGAAATGTTCTCAGATATCTTAGCATGCGTTTCAGGTACTCCTGCTGCCCATCTGGAAATTCTGGACAATCGTTCTCCAGCGCTTGCAGATCATCCAATATGGAAGAAATACAAGTGACACTAGTGGAGGCCATCTAATAAAAGGAAGATTAACAAGGGAACCAGAAGGTATCGATCTCAATTTTAGAGATGAAGCAGTTCTCAAATATGAAAGGAGATAAGAAAGATCTGCAAAACCTCAAAAACAAGTGCTCTCTTCTACAAGAGTTTTAGTGGCGTAATGCACCACAGCTGGCAGCATGTTCTTTTAGTACCCCTGTGGCAGGTCAGCACATACGTGATACTATATTATTTGGAATGATTAACTAATACTTAATAATATTAAACTAACATTTGAATAATATTTATGATGACCAGATTATTTGAATAATAGTAAAATAACACTtgaaatattatgtgaaataATTATTGTGGCAATTCTggtgatataatatatataagataaaaaatatttgttgaaaagataaaaagttaattgagaattGTAATTgtgataaaaacaaaataatatttgtGAAAAAATTTGCTATCAAGCACAATAGAAGTTTTAATGCTTTGTATAAACTATTACAATTCAATTTCTAGTATGATGTTCTCTAACAAATAGAAGTTTTAATGGTTTGAACTCTATTGATTGCCATGTTTATTGCATATTTGCCTTGCCATCAAACACCGGCTTTTCGGCCGCCTTTACGGACTTGACCCGGACACTCCACtccgtcgacaaaaaaaaaaaaaaaaaaaaaaatcaaacaccGGCTTTTCACATTGAAATTGGTAAGCACCACAATCTCCAATTTCACTCCTATGTTTTTAGATTAAGTTTGTCAATACCTATAAGTTTCATTTTTATAATTTCAGTTGGTGACCCTTTTATGATAACTAGAAGGAAGTAGGGTACCCCTGTTTAAGATTAGATTAGATTACCTTGGAATTAATTATTAGTATTTATTCTGATAATTTTGGTGGTTGTTAATTGTAATTCTGTTGAATGGAAATCCATATGTAGTGATAAATATTATTATGGGTTACTTGtaattatattttgaaaaatacaCGATTCAGCATTCCTGCGGCTGTCTAACCAATCAAAAAGGGCTCCGTTTAATCATTAATATTTTGAAACGTTTGGGGCCGATTACAATTCGGTCAATTGCAAAAAAACTTTCTGTCAGCTCAATTCAAATTTTCACACAGCTCATGCACTGGAAAACAGAGGAATCACACATCTCAAtcgaaattaaaattatttcacgTGGCAACCAGTAATGGTCCTAAAGTTGTTGGGCACTACCAAAATAATTGCAAAGAAACGTCATGAAAGTACTCAAAAGGGGTCCAGTGCCACTCTCAtcttctttatttttccaaaGCACATTTATGTGGGTTCGATTTGGATCACCTCCATGCAACAACAGAGCCTTGGACAGCAGCAGCGACCTGCCCAATGAAAAAGGTACAAATGTGACTGTTAAAAAATACACATAAAGCAAGAAGTCTTTAACGTATCATCTATCGtttccgaaaaaaaaagaaaagaaaaagtcttTAACgtgattttttttgtaatggtaTAGTAcaactcctttttcttttgatttataAGCGGTATTTTTGGGTGCCTGTTTCACAACAAAGAATAGTTAATTACTGGATATAAACATTGAAAGAACTCTTTGCATTTTGCCTGGAGAACTGGGATTACGTGCTTTCATACGCTGGCAAGTGTAAAAACCATATTTGTACTGCCCGGAACATTTCcctgaaaaataaataatatttgTTGCACTCATGAGATTAGATTTGGGTCTCCTGTTTTCATGGCTAGGGAAGCTACTCTAATAAGATGGGACTCGGCAgggacggttgcaggtgcaaccgtccctgccaattttagctcatttcAACTGCGCGTAACATTGGTTCAACTGCGcgtaacttttttttcacaggATGTATTTTCACAACAGATAGTGGTGGGCCCCACACTTGGCGCGGATTTCGAGTTACATGGTGTTATTtcagccgcacaaaattttgagggccAATTTTCAGCCGCACAAATTTTTAAccgtgcagggacggtcatactgatgaccgtccctgccccaaatccaATAAGATCGGATACGGGGCAGGAGCGGTCGTCAGGCCgaccgctcctgaacggtcCTCTCACAATGGTAGACGAAAGGACCACAACGAGCCACGTCGAATAGTTTTGGGAAGCGGCAAAAACGACAGTGTTTCAATTAGtaatgggaaaaagaaaatgaagctaCTAACGGAGCCCGTCATGAAGCGTCAGCTCCAGTCAACAAAATCCCGCGCAAACAAAGCGTCAAACACAAATGCATCGTCAAACACAAAAGTCTTTTGGTTTCCCTCCACACTGACTATTGCCAAATTTCAGTCACACAGAACACTAGAAAACGGAagcaaaaagagaaaataagaaAGTGGCTGGAGGCAGAACAAGCAAGTGGCTACAGGCAAGAAAGTGGCTGGGGCAAACTAGGGAAAGGGGAAAGTAGGGAAAAATACATTTGTGACGAAGGAGCAATCCAACATGCAGAGTTGTCACGGTTTGAAATCTGGAAGGGCTTGGTAAAAGTGAATCAAAATTGTAAAGTGGAACGTTGGGGCATCTGGAGAAGAGAAAAAGTAGGAAACACCCAGGTAACAAAACAACAATGTTATGACATCACTTTCGAAACTTAACAAGGTGGTGCAGCGATGTGAGTTGTTGTTAACGTCATAAATGAATAGGTTAATTGATCTTTAATGATTTTGATAGAACAGAATGTTTATTGGTACTAAATAGTATAAGGTATGTAATTTGGTGGCCAACACTGAGGAGACAGGTGCAGAAAACTTAGTACGCCAAGTGTTTGCAAAATCGTGTGAATGGAATGTGGAATTGCTTGGGTAATAATATAACATTTGTACTAGTTATTGCTTTGAACTTATTGCAGATTTTGTTGGCTAGCAATGGTTGTGGGCGGATTATAGTTTGTTTGTTTGTGGTTTGTACATGTTATTGATGGTGACATACAAAGCgaaaaaaagtgttacaaaaaTAGTTTCCTTAAGTATATATCAGAGTGTTGTATAAGGAGACATTTGATATGAATAAATAGTGACGCAGAGTAAAATTGTTAAGCTGCGTGAATGCATATAACATTGAGATTGATAGATGCATTGTGGGCAAAAAGGTTACAAGTTATTTTAACCAGGCATGTTGGACAGCAGGTTGGATAACTGTTACATGCAGTGATTCTGAAGTTACAGTAGCAGAACTGTTGTGTAAAATTGCATGAACATATTGTGAACTTTCTAGCTATTGTTTGTTAGTTAACTCATATTTGTATAATCACAAGATAAAGAGAAGAAGTCGATTGTTTGGAACTTGATAGGTAGGGCAGCCGACGACAAACTGAACAAGGTACGAAAAATGATTTACATAGTGTTTAGTTTGACATACTGAGTGTGGAAAAAAGATTACAAGTTTTGCTCCGCTAGTGTGACTGAACATGAAGTTGGATAAGTGTAACACGCAGTGACTTAGCAATTACAATATAAGAACTGCTCTGTAAAATAGTATATTACATGATTGTTCAATTGGTAACTCACAATTGATACATAACTCATATGTGTACAGTATgaaagaaatagaagaagaagtcGATTGCgtaaaaaatgataaatgaGTGAGAGTAGATCATAAGTGGAATTTGCCCCGTAGAATAATTAACTCACTGTTAATTTTGGCAAACATAGTGTGGAAGGAAAGTTACAAGTTTTTAAAAGTATTGTTACTGAGATTTGAGCGTGATGTATTATATATGTTATTACTTTGTAATGCATTCAGAATAATCTGGGAAGCATAATAGAACTGAAGTGCAGTTGTATAACTCTTAGTTCAGATGGCAGGAAAAAATCGAGAACTTCAAGTGGCCAAGGTGGTAGAGATGAACCAGCAAGAGAGTTTGGTGGCAAAGAACCCCGAGGTTTCATCTAAATCACTTAATATGTAAGGGGCTAATGTTTGTGTCTCACAATTTGTATAGCACTCAAAAAGTGAAGTTGGTGATAATTTATCGGCATATTGTAGTGGGAAGAAGAcagggaaaagaaggaaaaaaatgaccACAAACACAACTGAAGATGAGCAAATGGAGGTAGCAGGAACAAGTGAGATTGCGGAACCACTTCCATCGTTGAATCCATGGATGAAGTTCAGGTAGGATTGTAGGTAATAGAAAATAGCAATCATTATTTAACAGCAGTATTAAATTTGTTTCACTGGACTTTGTGGGCAGGAAAGAGTATCAATGTAAGGTTTCGGCGAAAGGAGTGAAGGTGACAGAGGTATGCATATCCATCATAATAAAGAAAGCAAGCAATCTACTATTTAGAAAGAAGTATATGGAATATAAGTGAGGACACAAGAAATAGATGAGTTTAACGTGGGTGATATTACAATGCAGTATAATAATATTTCCGAGCAGCATACAATGAGTTGAGTAAGGAAAACATGATGAAGCGAAAAAAGGAGTACCTGAAAGACAAAAAAGTATATGAGAAAGAAATGGCACGTCTTGGAAAGTCGACAGTGCAAAAAACACGGGCTACGGCTAAGGTAAACAGAATTTTGTAAACTGTCAAGCACTTGATGAAAAGCACCACCTAGCTAATGCATATATGTACAACTTGGCTGTAGAATCAGAAGTACACCATAAGCTGCTCGCCAAATCAAATGGTCACATTTGTTTCAAGGATCGATGAAACAAAGAAGCAGCAGATTAGAGAGATCGGTTTCGGAGGGCTACTAGACATACAGTGCCATTCCATTCCAAGTGGTATAGCAACGTGGCTAGTGGATAACTTTAATCCGACACTAAGCAACTTGCATCTATATGGAGACGGTGTGCTGCCTTTAACAGGAAGAGATATAGGTTTAGTGTTGGGCATCCCAAATGAAGGGCCTGTACCAGTTGAAGATGCTGATGCTAGCGAGGTGGGGGGATCTGGGCTAAGACGTAGGACGTACAAATGGAAAGAGCTACCAAATGAGTTGGTGTCCATGAGGCCTGGGGAAGAGTTCAAACTGTTGTTTGTTGCATTTGCTTGTGGATGCTTGTTGGCTCCAAACACTAGGGTTGAGCACAAAATAAAGCTTTGGAGTTGCACACAAGAAGTTGATAAGCTAGCCATTTTGAATTGGGCGGAGTATGTTAGGAACGTGTTATGCAATAAGGTTTTAGAGGTGCAGAAGAAAAGTAAAAAGCAGCACCAATACGTTGGAGGATGCATTTTTGTGCTATTGGTAAGAATATTTATCCTTCGCAAGCTGCATTGAAAATAGCTTTAATGAATATGGCATGTATGGATACCCCACACCACTTTGTGAGGTACCAGTGTCTGCATAATACTTATATGACATGTGAATATGATAATTGGGGTATCGTGTGTCAAAATGAAATAATTAACAATAAGGCATACAATAATTTAGTCAAATAAAATGACATTAAAATTTTTCGCTGCATATATATTGCAGATTCATTATCTAGATCGAATGTCAATACTAAAACATAAAGTGTTGAGGACTATTCCAATAGCAAAGGCATGGACAGATGATTTGATTTCGAAGAGGGATGCATTAGAGATTGATAATCTTGGCAGTTATGGAAAAGGAAAGCTGGTAAGACTACTATTATCAATACGTTCCGAATAAACTTGTAATAATTTGTATTCCAATTCATATACATTTCGAGGGTCGCTAATATATTTTGTCGTAGATTGGACCACATGAATTGGTGGAGGCCGAAGTTGACTCGTCGATGACTGAACTCCCCCCTGATGTGGTTAGGGCGATGATGGACAGCGGCCATGCCGATGTATGCGTAAGTGACCTCAATATTTAGTAATGATAAATGTATGCAAACGTATTGTATACCAATAGGGATCTAATTTGACAAAGCATGCATACATCCTATAAATATGGAATGTACACGCATTCATACCAGTAATATGTTATCGAAAGAGAATGCATGTTGGTTGTGAAATATAACTCGTGTCATATGCTGGATTGTGTAAAAGAGATCTATAGAattcatttttgaaatgttgCAGGCTGAGTTGTCAGAACTGTATAAAATTACTGTTTCGAGCCAACGGAGGATATTGAAGTTTGCTGAAATAATTTCTTCGCATCGGCAAGGAAAAGCAGCATGCGATCTGGTCGAATCATTGCATACGGGGGGAAAAATAAGGACCAAAAGGTGGCAATGCAATTGGATACCGATTGCAAAGAAGGATCTGAATATGAATCTGCAGAAGAAGGACATGATGGTGAAGAAAATGAgaaagatgatgaagaagatgcgggTGCCAAAGATTATGATGAAAACCTTCAGGCTAGCGATAGTGAAGGAGGTGGTAAAGCAATAGATGATGCTATGAATGTGAGTGGATAGAGTGAGGGAGAGGACCACAGAAATGGCAAAGATACAGTGACAAATAACAATGAGCAAACGGATGAAGGTCCTTGCCCATCTTCGGACACTGTAACACCAATGAGGACAGTCACGGGTGTTGAAAGTAGACGTCCAGCTGAAGTAAACAATGATGTCTTGGAGATGAACAAGAAGCTGCATGCGAACATAGAAGATCAACAACAACAGGAGCTGCATAATAGTCACAGCCGTGAATGTGGTGAAGATAATTGTCTAGATGAATAACCGTCAAATCCCAGTCAGCATGAAAATCCCGCATTTGATGCAAACACTCCAAGAAGGCTGCGTTCATATGGTCGAAATCGACAAGGTTTGTTAAATATTTTTGTCTATATTTTAATGGTTAATAAATAAATGTACGATACAGAATAGTTTTAGAGAGTATTTTGAGAACTTACTTGCATTCAGGCTATATTAGATATATAATCTAATGAACAGTTACAAAGTGTTCATTGGTTATTACAAATACGTTGACCTCAAGTTACATGCACAACACCCATTTTTATAGTCTCCAGTTATAACACAAGCTCTGAAACCCTTAATCCTTGTCTTCGATTGTGTCAGGGAAGGAAGTTGAGCAAAATCCTACTCGGGCAATGAAGAAGAGCACGATGTTAAGGTTGGCCGAGTATATCCTGCCAGCACATGTGACAGTTAGCTTATATGAGAAAAGGGTTGCTGCCTACGCATGGGACCCAAACAAGAATCCCAAGTAAGTTTCTCACCAAGGCTTTAGTCCGATATCagcatttttcatcattttattAAGCTGTACAGAGTTGCTTATTGTACCAACTAATTATTGTAAGATTTTGTGTAATGCAATGGTAGGGACATATT
Above is a genomic segment from Coffea eugenioides isolate CCC68of chromosome 5, Ceug_1.0, whole genome shotgun sequence containing:
- the LOC113771577 gene encoding putative late blight resistance protein homolog R1A-3 is translated as MASTSVTCISSILDDLQALENDCPEFPDGQQEYLKRMLRYLRTFLLCARKYSNDDVQLPFDNKKNQADNHNASLEALAVRIGDAIPKWAKEIQSCDQPWDAVHDLEKDIIESFEQEICEWYVFFLGSSSRQSSNSVVRKDDLMEFMDSLLENLVNYWSWIRPAHEVGLIKALEEKLAFMKNFIRFIKLYGVENTELGPLLVHTEAVAINAARLSYKCQFKKGFGPPKDVVESISELLQKIIPVEPQVLETCIKALTASKLSRQLYGATDEHLLRDFFHSLLCNLWEKLKHGTCPVILRQLQMFYEGLNSLRTILKEKPKEFDEKVRDPARVVNCDGGDFISPLSLNAIKDAIQAKDMDIVCSELLEIIKLIDAVITEKCPEPSSFNFPKTNGLGFVDSLLEKMMDVTCSKAGSIALIDHRIQKVQEVLVCLRFLLRKIVELHNEDEEVQAIWDRIVGVAYRIEFLIDSLITGNILDSSTMSIHSILEEMNIIKAAALKICDSEKLGGKVNEVTKRFNHLPQEGSKPIVNDVVVGFEDETATIINQLRNGSRQVRIVSIVGMPGCGKTTLARKVYNDSSVKSHFYERAWCTVSQIYHKRNLLLQILTCIESKLPEDVFKMGEEDLALQVKRRLLKNRYLIVLDDVWDIDAWNGLEASFPDDAKRSRVILTSRLRGVAPQDKLDNEPYSLRQLTPNESWDLLKGKLYPGQDLAPPELCEIRQQVVEMCQGLPLTVVILAGILSRMDRYGWKEAVEGLSSRNVSSTEQCTATLEMSYKHLPDTLKACFLYFGAFPEDHEHNTKRLISLWVAEGFVQKNQPKRLEDVANDYLMELIGRSLVTVSKPRSIDGVKACRIHDLLYEFCVTKAKEENFSRLVRRGDKLSDINVPCYLRRLCIDSNPEHFDKLRLFAPAIRRLLFLSSGMGNEVYFDFRFIFHIIKLVTVLDLSQIGLDPFPRELELLVHLRYLAILGQGKLNLPPSICNLPNLETLIWRNSSSHCSVSLPDTIWNLKKLRHLELIDEVDKYFCFFFPSDNLDNSSQLRDLDFLSCLSLDPEENISKLLRKFPNIRKLRCSVNLEPDVEYHVAMDCLSQLESLSLSRVLYGYQQFHIDFQFPLSIKRLTLTYFGMPWRKMAAIGNLPNLEVLKLLRRSFEGEIWEMEVEKFPNVRFLKLASLNIVKWTASSEYEYEDQDYFPRLQKLVLESCDALQEIPSCLGNSSTLEIIEVSKCPSCTSSLEEIQEEQRSNGYTDLKILTS